A genome region from Solanum pennellii chromosome 12, SPENNV200 includes the following:
- the LOC107006646 gene encoding phosphatidylinositol transfer protein 3-like, with protein sequence MFRRKSHPHSEQEGEDQPHKVKEVRTSLGTPLSGRDLQYCSDACLRRYLEARNWNVEKSKKMLEETLKWRLTFKPEEIRWHEVAIEGETGKAYRANFHDRDGRTVLILRPGMQNTTALDNQMRHLVYLIENAILNLPQDQEQMSWLIDFTGWSLTNNVPIKSARETVNILQNHYPERLAVAFLYNPPRIFEAFWKIVKYFLDPKTMQKVKFVYPKNKDSVELMKSYFDMDNLPNELGGKANLKYDHEEFSRQMTQDDVKAAKFWSFDKHHTETNGYSAAEVAPKTECLAPPVKV encoded by the exons ATGTTTCGTCGCAAGAGCCATCCTCATAGTGAACAGGAGGGTGAGGATCAACCACATAAG GTTAAGGAAGTTAGGACTTCCTTGGGCACGCCACTATCAGGACGCGATTTACAGTACTGCAGTGATGCATGTTTAAGGAGATATTTGGAAGCGCGGAACTGGAATGTTGAGAAATCAAAGAAGATGTTGGAAGAAACCTTAAAATGGAGGTTAACTTTTAAGCCTGAAGAGATCCGCTGG CATGAAGTTGCAATTGAAGGTGAGACCGGGAAGGCTTATAGAGCAAATTTTCATGACCGTGATGGGAGGACTGTTCTTATCTTGAGACCGGGAATGCAG AACACGACAGCACTAGACAACCAGATGAGGCATTTAGTGTATCTGATAGAAAATGCAATTCTTAATCTTCCACAAGACCAAGAGCAAATGTCATGGTTGATAGACTTCACAGGATGGTCTTTAACTAACAATGTTCCTATCAAATCTGCTCGTGAGACGGTCAATATTTTGCAGAATCACTACCCTGAAAGACTTGCTGTAGCATTTCTGTACAACCCTCCGCGGATTTTTGAAGCATTTTGGAAG ATAGTCAAGTATTTTCTGGATCCCAAAACAATGCAGAAGGTCAAATTTGTTTATCCAAAGAACAAGGACAGTGTTGAGTTGATGAAGTCATATTTTGACATGGATAATTTACCAAATGAATTAGGAGGAAAAGCAAATTTGAAATATGATCATGAAGAGTTCTCAAGGCAAATGACTCAAGATGATGTTAAAGCTGCAAAGTTTTGGAGTTTTGACAAACACCACACTGAAACTAATGGCTATTCTGCAGCTGAGGTTGCTCCAAAGACTGAGTGTCTTGCTCCACCAGTCAAAGTTTAG